One window from the genome of Halanaerobiales bacterium encodes:
- a CDS encoding WecB/TagA/CpsF family glycosyltransferase, with amino-acid sequence MKANKVDILGVKINKISMKESCAEIFSYIDKNKKAVVVTPNAEMIMRARKNDELAKILNGADLSLPDGAGVLLASNLFNLDIEERVSGFDILTEILSYSDYNRDYSVYFLGGKPGIAEKMVKKLK; translated from the coding sequence ATGAAAGCAAATAAAGTTGATATTTTGGGAGTAAAAATAAATAAGATTTCAATGAAAGAAAGTTGTGCTGAAATTTTTTCTTATATTGATAAGAATAAAAAGGCTGTAGTTGTAACTCCCAATGCTGAAATGATTATGAGAGCCAGAAAAAATGATGAATTGGCCAAAATTTTGAATGGTGCAGATTTAAGTTTGCCAGATGGAGCTGGTGTTTTATTAGCTTCCAATCTTTTTAATTTAGATATTGAGGAAAGAGTATCTGGGTTTGATATTTTAACAGAAATACTTAGTTATTCTGATTATAATAGAGATTATTCTGTATATTTTCTGGGAGGTAAGCCAGGGATTGCAGAAAAAATGGTAAAAAAATTAAAAG
- the csaB gene encoding polysaccharide pyruvyl transferase CsaB, with amino-acid sequence MTKKIVISGYYGFDNLGDEAILYSMINLFQEKSNDIEITVLSQSPALTSQRYGVRAVKRNDFSKIIKTLKSSDIFLSGGGSLLQDVSSVRSVIYYLALVFLADMLGNKTVFYAQGIGPLNKKISRKMVKWIGNRTDLITVRDHNSAQLLKKIGIKENLIKETVDPVYGIKVVQPKKIITDFLKKEKIDRDSTPIIGVSPRNWKNNGYLDSMAQAADYLQQKSEGQIIILPMHLTEDLKVCQKLKEKMEKPALILKKQLEPAEMISFFQTFDFFLGVRLHSLIFSAINEVPFVGISYDPKVDSLLEDLNLETQLTTENCNYSDLKEIIDNYWNNKEKISSNLAKKMKNYRKEAVANVEKILNLI; translated from the coding sequence ATGACTAAAAAAATTGTTATATCCGGTTATTACGGATTTGATAATTTAGGTGATGAGGCCATTCTTTATTCAATGATCAATCTTTTTCAGGAAAAAAGCAATGATATTGAAATAACAGTTTTATCCCAGTCACCTGCCCTTACCTCTCAGCGGTATGGAGTACGGGCTGTAAAACGTAATGATTTTAGTAAAATAATAAAAACACTTAAATCTTCAGATATATTTTTGAGTGGAGGAGGTAGTCTTCTTCAGGATGTAAGTAGTGTTCGTTCTGTTATTTATTATTTGGCTTTAGTTTTTTTGGCTGATATGCTGGGAAATAAAACTGTTTTTTATGCTCAGGGTATTGGACCTTTAAATAAAAAAATTTCCCGTAAAATGGTTAAATGGATTGGGAATAGAACTGATTTAATTACTGTTCGTGACCATAATTCAGCTCAATTATTAAAAAAAATTGGGATAAAAGAAAACTTAATAAAAGAAACTGTTGACCCTGTATATGGGATAAAAGTAGTACAGCCTAAAAAAATAATAACTGATTTTTTAAAAAAGGAAAAAATAGATAGAGATTCAACTCCTATAATTGGAGTTTCACCTCGCAACTGGAAAAATAATGGTTATCTAGATAGTATGGCCCAGGCTGCTGATTATCTTCAGCAAAAAAGTGAGGGTCAAATAATTATTTTACCTATGCATTTAACAGAGGATCTAAAAGTCTGCCAAAAATTAAAAGAAAAGATGGAAAAACCGGCTCTAATCTTAAAAAAACAACTGGAACCGGCAGAAATGATTTCATTTTTTCAAACTTTTGATTTTTTCCTGGGAGTAAGATTACACTCCCTTATTTTTTCTGCAATTAATGAAGTTCCGTTTGTAGGTATAAGTTATGATCCTAAAGTTGATAGTTTATTAGAGGATCTTAATTTGGAAACACAGTTAACTACTGAAAATTGCAATTATAGTGATTTAAAAGAGATTATAGATAATTACTGGAATAATAAAGAAAAAATCAGCAGTAATTTAGCTAAAAAAATGAAAAATTATAGAAAAGAAGCTGTAGCTAATGTAGAAAAAATTTTGAATCTGATTTAA